One window of the Dermacentor andersoni chromosome 10, qqDerAnde1_hic_scaffold, whole genome shotgun sequence genome contains the following:
- the LOC126546281 gene encoding putative nuclease HARBI1 isoform X3, whose amino-acid sequence MAFFSAVPFRVACAAAAVAQRRRPEVDDAFEELTEEEFRQYFRLSKRTVRSLCDELDPIIGCQRASGLSTERKVLCALRFFGTGSFQRSVGREEHVGMAQSAVSSTIHEVTEAIISVSARRKLVDFPLTPAAKDEAKAAFARRGAIPGVLACVDGTLIAIMKPEGLSPADTASFMSRKGYYALNVMVVCNAELRILVVDPRFPGSCHDSWVWQRNPLRARLAAQLQPGEYLLVPGSHAGTTSEGHYNQEHASMRNVVERCIGVLKSKFRCLQRFRTLLYSPDRAARIIYACVALHNIALEAGDWTLEDYGGEVPPAEEPEEPGDIQVLAPQDVFLRGRQQRSAVVNLF is encoded by the exons ATGGCGTTTTTCTCTGCCGTGCCTTTTCGTGTCGCCTGTGCGGCTGCTGCAGTCGCGCAGAGACGACGACCCGAGGTAGATGATGCATTTGAAGAGTTGACGGAAGAAGAGTTCCGACAGTATTTTCGTCTGTCCAAACGAACAGTGCGTAGCTTGTGCGACGAGCTTGACCCTATCATTGGATGCCAGCGAGCCAGTGGCCTTTCTACAGAAAGGAAGGTGTTGTGCGCGCTGCGATTCTTCGGCACCGGAAGCTTCCAGAGGAGCGTTGGTCGCGAGGAACACGTAGGCATGGCACAATCAGCCGTGAGCAGCACCATTCACGAGGTGAcggaggccatcatttccgtGTCTGCCCGGCGAAAGTTGGTGGACTTTCCATTAACACCGGCTGCCAAGGATGAGGCAAAGGCGGCGTTTgcgcgacgcggcgccattccAGGCGTGCTAGCGTGCGTCGATGGCACATTGATCGCCATTATGAAGCCAGAAGGACTCAGCCCGGCTGACACGGCGAGCTTCATGTCGAGAAAGGGTtattacgccctgaacgtcatgGTC GTTTGCAAtgcggaacttcgcattcttgttgTGGACCCCCGGTTCCCTGGTTCGTGCCATGACTCTTGGGTGTGGCAGCGTAACCCGCTGCGTGCACGCCTAGCCGCACAACTGCAGCCTGGCGAGTATCTGCTTG TACCTGGCAGCCATGCCGGCACCACCTCTGAAGGCCACTACAACCAGGAGCACGCATCCAtgcgcaatgttgtggagagatgtatcggggtgttgaaaagcaagttccgctgcttgcagcgcTTTCGGACACTGCTGTACAGCCCCGATAGAGCAGCGCGAATCATTTATGCATGCGTTGCTCTCCATAACATTGCCTTGGAGGCGGGCGACTGGACattggaggattatggtggggaAGTGCCACCAGCTGAGGAGCCAGAGGAGCCAGGAGACATCCAGGTGCTGGCACCACAAGACGTGTTCCTCAGAGGAAGGCAGCAGCGCAGCGCAGTTGTCAACCTTTTCTGA
- the LOC126546281 gene encoding putative nuclease HARBI1 isoform X2 has product MAFFSAVPFRVACAAAAVAQRRRPEVDDAFEELTEEEFRQYFRLSKRTVRSLCDELDPIIGCQRASGLSTERKVLCALRFFGTGSFQRSVGREEHVGMAQSAVSSTIHEVTEAIISVSARRKLVDFPLTPAAKDEAKAAFARRGAIPGVLACVDGTLIAIMKPEGLSPADTASFMSRKGYYALNVMVVCNAELRILVVDPRFPGSCHDSWVWQRNPLRARLAAQLQPGEYLLDSGYPLEPWLLVPVPGSHAGTTSEGHYNQEHASMRNVVERCIGVLKSKFRCLQRFRTLLYSPDRAARIIYACVALHNIALEAGDWTLEDYGGEVPPAEEPEEPGDIQVLAPQDVFLRGRQQRSAVVNLF; this is encoded by the exons ATGGCGTTTTTCTCTGCCGTGCCTTTTCGTGTCGCCTGTGCGGCTGCTGCAGTCGCGCAGAGACGACGACCCGAGGTAGATGATGCATTTGAAGAGTTGACGGAAGAAGAGTTCCGACAGTATTTTCGTCTGTCCAAACGAACAGTGCGTAGCTTGTGCGACGAGCTTGACCCTATCATTGGATGCCAGCGAGCCAGTGGCCTTTCTACAGAAAGGAAGGTGTTGTGCGCGCTGCGATTCTTCGGCACCGGAAGCTTCCAGAGGAGCGTTGGTCGCGAGGAACACGTAGGCATGGCACAATCAGCCGTGAGCAGCACCATTCACGAGGTGAcggaggccatcatttccgtGTCTGCCCGGCGAAAGTTGGTGGACTTTCCATTAACACCGGCTGCCAAGGATGAGGCAAAGGCGGCGTTTgcgcgacgcggcgccattccAGGCGTGCTAGCGTGCGTCGATGGCACATTGATCGCCATTATGAAGCCAGAAGGACTCAGCCCGGCTGACACGGCGAGCTTCATGTCGAGAAAGGGTtattacgccctgaacgtcatgGTC GTTTGCAAtgcggaacttcgcattcttgttgTGGACCCCCGGTTCCCTGGTTCGTGCCATGACTCTTGGGTGTGGCAGCGTAACCCGCTGCGTGCACGCCTAGCCGCACAACTGCAGCCTGGCGAGTATCTGCTTG ACTCAGGATATCCTCTCGAGCCATGGCTGCTTGTTCCAGTACCTGGCAGCCATGCCGGCACCACCTCTGAAGGCCACTACAACCAGGAGCACGCATCCAtgcgcaatgttgtggagagatgtatcggggtgttgaaaagcaagttccgctgcttgcagcgcTTTCGGACACTGCTGTACAGCCCCGATAGAGCAGCGCGAATCATTTATGCATGCGTTGCTCTCCATAACATTGCCTTGGAGGCGGGCGACTGGACattggaggattatggtggggaAGTGCCACCAGCTGAGGAGCCAGAGGAGCCAGGAGACATCCAGGTGCTGGCACCACAAGACGTGTTCCTCAGAGGAAGGCAGCAGCGCAGCGCAGTTGTCAACCTTTTCTGA
- the LOC126546281 gene encoding putative nuclease HARBI1 isoform X1, translating to MAFFSAVPFRVACAAAAVAQRRRPEVDDAFEELTEEEFRQYFRLSKRTVRSLCDELDPIIGCQRASGLSTERKVLCALRFFGTGSFQRSVGREEHVGMAQSAVSSTIHEVTEAIISVSARRKLVDFPLTPAAKDEAKAAFARRGAIPGVLACVDGTLIAIMKPEGLSPADTASFMSRKGYYALNVMVVCNAELRILVVDPRFPGSCHDSWVWQRNPLRARLAAQLQPGEYLLGDSGYPLEPWLLVPVPGSHAGTTSEGHYNQEHASMRNVVERCIGVLKSKFRCLQRFRTLLYSPDRAARIIYACVALHNIALEAGDWTLEDYGGEVPPAEEPEEPGDIQVLAPQDVFLRGRQQRSAVVNLF from the exons ATGGCGTTTTTCTCTGCCGTGCCTTTTCGTGTCGCCTGTGCGGCTGCTGCAGTCGCGCAGAGACGACGACCCGAGGTAGATGATGCATTTGAAGAGTTGACGGAAGAAGAGTTCCGACAGTATTTTCGTCTGTCCAAACGAACAGTGCGTAGCTTGTGCGACGAGCTTGACCCTATCATTGGATGCCAGCGAGCCAGTGGCCTTTCTACAGAAAGGAAGGTGTTGTGCGCGCTGCGATTCTTCGGCACCGGAAGCTTCCAGAGGAGCGTTGGTCGCGAGGAACACGTAGGCATGGCACAATCAGCCGTGAGCAGCACCATTCACGAGGTGAcggaggccatcatttccgtGTCTGCCCGGCGAAAGTTGGTGGACTTTCCATTAACACCGGCTGCCAAGGATGAGGCAAAGGCGGCGTTTgcgcgacgcggcgccattccAGGCGTGCTAGCGTGCGTCGATGGCACATTGATCGCCATTATGAAGCCAGAAGGACTCAGCCCGGCTGACACGGCGAGCTTCATGTCGAGAAAGGGTtattacgccctgaacgtcatgGTC GTTTGCAAtgcggaacttcgcattcttgttgTGGACCCCCGGTTCCCTGGTTCGTGCCATGACTCTTGGGTGTGGCAGCGTAACCCGCTGCGTGCACGCCTAGCCGCACAACTGCAGCCTGGCGAGTATCTGCTTG GAGACTCAGGATATCCTCTCGAGCCATGGCTGCTTGTTCCAGTACCTGGCAGCCATGCCGGCACCACCTCTGAAGGCCACTACAACCAGGAGCACGCATCCAtgcgcaatgttgtggagagatgtatcggggtgttgaaaagcaagttccgctgcttgcagcgcTTTCGGACACTGCTGTACAGCCCCGATAGAGCAGCGCGAATCATTTATGCATGCGTTGCTCTCCATAACATTGCCTTGGAGGCGGGCGACTGGACattggaggattatggtggggaAGTGCCACCAGCTGAGGAGCCAGAGGAGCCAGGAGACATCCAGGTGCTGGCACCACAAGACGTGTTCCTCAGAGGAAGGCAGCAGCGCAGCGCAGTTGTCAACCTTTTCTGA